The genomic window TCTTAGCTAGAGCCTTCCAATAAATGACAGGGTTTTACAATCAATATTTTTCATTCTATATTTTAACAAAATACCGATTCTTGTCAACATTTTAATTCTCACAAAATCTGAAAAACACAGAGGCAAAAAAAAACCCCCAGCAGGGCATCATCTGAGATCAGAGCATTGAGACATTATGAAGCCAAATCATTACATCATAAATGCAGCAAGATCAGCAAAAAACACAACATAGGTGAGCCAACAAATGCAATAGAAGGAGCCTCCTCTGAGATGCAGGACTGTGCTGTTTCTCCTAGaaacagtaaccaaggcaacgCTTATGTGGAGAAAATCTCCTGGTGGTTATGATCCCGTAAGAAGTGGGGACAACCATTATATAAAAAAAGGTAAAGGTTCACATATTTATGCTGACAGTATTGTAAAATAAATTCATCACAGTCACACGTCTGTTTAAGGTTGGGGTGAGGATAACTGATTAACCGAGTCAATTCTTATAAATTTACCTAAgatgaaaaatataaaaaaatagttTAGGGTCTTAGCCTTGGGCCGACCTTCGTCTCAGACAGAAATGTGACATCCAGTGTTACCAACACTGCTCAATGCACTGAGGAAATATTATTCTTTAAAGGTGAGTTGAGACTGACTAATCTACAAATCatcttgcatcataaataactactcaataTTATTTCTacgtcagtcagtcacaatttacacacaatacatcCCGGTTTTGATGCTCTCAAACACGGCCATGCTCATTCTGCGCTCTTGACCAGGGATCATcgactagattcagccgcgggacgaTTTTTCTCTTGAGCagggggggccggaacataattacaaatcatttgttgcccgcaagaagcccaaaaagatatgtttgactaaaacataaataTTTCAAATCTTGCTTACGATCACCTGTCTCTATTATACGTGGGAATACTTgagaacagatttcttaaattaaaaatggtgtttttacagtcttatgtccaacaataaaaaaaaatatatatatttttttattattttctcagaaaacttggggggccaaataaaacctgCTGCGGGCCAAATTTTTCCCGCGGCCCGTTaggttggggaaccctgctctagACCCCTCCCTGCCCTGTACTGCATAGAAGGCCTATAGATCCTCGTGGCCCTGTGTCTCTGTCCTGGCTCCCTGGGCCTGTCTGTCCAGCCAGGCCTTTAGCTGGGGCAGGTGCTGGTCCATCCAGCGGATGTTCTCCTCAATGCTTTCATATGTCTGCTGGATACACCTCAGACCAGAACCtgtctcctcagacagagagtcaAAGAACCCGCGAACCTGGGGGGAGGAGACATGGGGAGACTGCTTAGAATAGATCTTAAACATATCTACTATATACAGCTGAGTGTGAGCctatgaacacacagacacacaccagtaATACACTGACAGTGGGGTATTTATTACAGCTGAGGGAAACACCAACTgctaccatgcacctgcaaaaaagattgctcagatgtgcgagtgccttttgaattttgaagTAGTTATTACAGCTGACATAATAGTAGTGGTATTATCAAACATCAGAGTAGACAGACTCTTACCTCGTCCAGCATCTCCCTGGTAGAGTACTGGTTGGTCACACCGGTCACCATGCCTGAGATAGAGTGGGACCCCAGGTCAAACCTACAGGTCAAAAGGTCATGGGGGTTAGGTAAACAGACACCTCAAAAAAGAAAATTCCAACTTTATGCAAATTATCAGCAACGCAACCAAATAACAATCAGAGTGAGggttttgctagctagctttgaCACCATGCTGGACAGGCTAACAGCCAACGTTCCCCTTTGCATGCTGTTCTGAAGATACACCATGAGGGGAGATCTTGGTGATTCCTTGCTACAAGATAGTTTCTAGTATAACCACGGCGTAAGATCATCAGACTCACTTCTTCACCAGTGTGTGCCAGTTGTGTCTGAGGAAGTCCCAGGCCAGCTTGTACCCTTTGGGGTTCCTGCTGACAGAGATGACCACATGAGGAAGGTCCTGAGTCTTCATCACCTCGCCCGCAAGACTCTGCTCCAttaacctggggggggggggggagacacagggggtgtgagggagaggtCAAACCACCGCATCTGCTATGGAATGTGGCAGAGCTAAAGTGCTGTGTATGTCAGACCAAGAGACATCCCGCAAAAcggtcttctcatgaaaacgtAGCGCCACGTAacggtgagactctcacgaacacgatggcgttctgttttgctctacgatgCCCACAAAccccacgggactcgtctgaaggtaacccggtatCAGTTTAAAACATTTATGGAAGTATGAAGGTATTTTTGAGCCAACataaaaggggttaaatatgtgctATAGATTTAGGGCAGACAATCGAAAACGTTATTACTTATGTTTATAATTTTGGACTGTgtttttccatttatgaatgttattcaatgtgtttctatgggctatagtagttaAGCCCAAATTCTAGATTTTGtgatacctacaggggtcctaaaattctaaatcaaatagttaAATGATTCATGCTATGACCCCACCCCAAAGGTTTAGACTTTTACAGGTTTTAATGCAATACAGAGCAGCAAGAAAGCAGAGCAGCAACTTCTGAATACTGTAAGCAGGAGAGATTGTTCTGAGTGCTGTAAGCAGGAGAGATAATTCTGAGTGCTGTAAGCAGGAGAGATAATTCTGAGTGCTGTAAGCAGGAGAGATAGTTCTGAGTGCTGTAAGCAGGAGAGATAGTTCTGAGTGCTGTAAGCAGGAGAGATAGTTCTAAGACGTTCTTCATGTTAACCCACCGCTTTAGCTTGTGTTGCAGAGGGCTGATGGACAGGGCAGACTTGATGCGGCTCTTGACAGATGTGTGCTGCGAATGGCGGTACTTCTCAAAGAGGAAATCCCATCCCTCGGGGTCACGAGCACCAATGGCAAACACCGCCAAGCTGACATCACTGGGGAGActgaggaagaagagagagagggggttgtcCCAATACTCTAGCATGCTCTCCTTCTTTTCTCTCTTGACCTTtaggacaaaaaaaaatgtttattttcattgaATTGAATggtttgacctctgacctcatgttGCCGTCGGAGGCCCTCCACTTGTTGAAGAGGTGTGTGGCGGTAGCGACACAGGGGGGATGGTTCCTGACAGAGCCGAACAGCAGCAGGTAGCTCCTTAGAACCCTCTGGGAAACAGAGCCGTCGTCACTCCACGTCTGACGGTCTATCAAACCCCGGAACAGCTCCACGATGTAGCCCTGACAAACAGATATTATGTCTCTATTCAATCCATCAGtcaaatgtattgataaagccctttttacatcaacagttgtcacacagtgcttatacagaaacccggCCTAGAACCCAAAGAGCAAGCAGAAGCACAGTGACAAAAGCTCTGTCAAAAACTCTGGAAGAAAGAAACCTCAAGAGGAACCAGACTCTCTTACCTTCATCTGGTTCTCCAGACCCTCCATGTCTCTCTTCTCCATCAGTTTGTAGAGAGGGACCAGCTCCCCCAGACCCTGGGTGACAGGCATGATGTCTGTCTCCTTGGACAGATACAAAGACAGGTCCAAGGCTGTGTCCAGTCCTACCTTACCAACACTACAAAGGAGAAAGGGGACATGGTGTTAGGGACAGATACTGGGACATGTCCAAGGCTGTGTCCAGTCCTACCTTACCAACACTACAAAGGAGAAAGGGGACATGGGGTTAGGGACAGATACTGGGACATGTCCAAGGCTGTGTCCAGTCCTACCTTACCAACACTACAAAGGAGAAAGGGGACATGGGGTTAGGGACAGATACTGAGACAGGTTCAGGGCTGTGTCCAGTCCTACCTTACCCACAATGGGGGACACAGACAAAATCCCTCAACCCACTCACCTGAAGACATTTTGAATACGTACCACTAGGGCTGTGGAGGTCATGAAATTGTCAACCTGTAACTGTCATGCAAACTGTCATGTATCGTTAGGCTAgaatacaagccactgatgcgcatctacagtacattttaaaaagtctaataaacccattcaatatagcctacaccatcacaataaatccattatttaaaatgtttcaaaagaacagaatactgagttgtccttatgttaggtcctgatctggcaaggccatatggctgtgggctacactagttcatttagcagacaagatttgcttataatttccattattttatagtaagaacaatacaattgaacaaagctgaataaaataaaaagtatatattttcccCAAAATGATTTCCGAGGCAGTGCACACAttcggctattctgtgttgagcggttaaagTGATCCTGttgaaacaggtcctcctatattcTTACAGTTataatgtaactttagttatgatacaaaccttaggcTCTTGTTCTGATTTCTAATACAAGGTtgcatgatgcaactctaatTTGAAAAAAAGTCTCATGAAAGGCATACGCTCTTCTCTGTTTCTtgcgcaggctgcacacactccatcagtctctcattcacaattgttgtccttgataatattctcacccatcagactgTTCTCAATTGAATCAGGTCTTTACATATAGCCTAATAATATATGTGTGGAAGTAGTTTCGATTTAGAACGGCCCACAAATAAAACACGGCATCCATAGCATGCACTCCAATAGTGAACGGAGGTTACCCGCGGTTACGTTTTGAATATGCCAGGTAAGCTACACaggttgtaaagcagattaaatGTGCTTCATGTTAAGAATTTAACAATAAATATAGAAGTATTAGAAAGTTGGGATCCTCTTTTAAATAGTGTCACGTCAAAactattttttttgttgcacaatgactgggtttataagaACACGTTTCACTCGACTCtgtgctctccaaccctgttccaggggTCCTATGCCTATAGGGTATGCttagagttatttggccacttttgttgtgatacaaaccttatcaaaacatataggtctATGGGCTAGGATACATCATGATGcctgcgactatgatttgaaaaagtcgcaaaaaaaaaaatgtatgcgctgtttcttgccttaggCAGTTCACGTTGGGCATCGATTCATTCCATGCATCAACCAGCGACGAGGAGCTGGCTCTCACTACGCAACAGTCTGCTCAAACTGAATGCCAGGGCTTTCATGTAGTGTTTCATTTGATTTTCGATAGTATTGGATTGATTACAGGTAAAAGTGATTATAGGGAAAATAGAGCGCTGAGTATCAGGCCGTTAGCGACTGGCCGTTAGCGACTGGCCGTTAGCGACTGGCCGTTAGCGACTGGCCGTTAGCGACTGGCCGTTAGCGACTGGCCGTTAGCGACTGGCCGTTAGCGACTGGCCGTTAGCGACTGGCCGTTAGCGACTGGCCGTTAGCGACTGGCCGTTAGCGACTGgccgttagcaagtttggtaggctactaatgaccatcagcggcATCAGAGGACAATTTTGGAGTTCGTTACCGTGACTCAACGGCCATGTGGAATATGACTGCGGTTatgactcgtgactgccggtTGTACCATGACTAATCTAACCAATCCGAAGACATTTCAAATTTGGAAAAGTtagtttaaatttttttttaaaaacacaacCACTTGACATacaaaaatacactgaacaaaaatataaatgcaacatgtaaagtgttggtcccatgtttcatgagctgaaataaaagatcccagaaatgttccatacgcacaaaaagcttatttctctcaaattttgtgcatacatttgctggggacaataaaaggccactaaaatgtgcaattttgtcacacaacacaatgccacagatgagtgtgcaattggcatgctgactgcatgaatgtccaccagagctgttgccaatttctctacaataatgtcgttttagagaatttggcagtatgtccaaccggccttacaaccgcagaccacgtgtaaccacgccaggacttccacatccggcttcttcacctgcaggatcgtctgagaccagccacctgaacagctgatgaaactgaggagtatttctgtctgtaatgaagcccgTTTATGGGGgaaaacgaattctgattggctggggtggttcccaagtgggtgggcctatgccctcccaggaccacccatggctgcgtccctgcctagtcatgtgaaatccatagattagggcctaatgaatttatttaaattgactgatttccttatatgaactgtaatttagtaaaatcGTGATCAGTATACATAGAAAACGACattgaaataatacattttacaacatTATACACTgtcatgacagactgacctgaccaATTGGAAGGCATTGTTGATGAGGGAAGCGCGGTCATTGGAGCTCAGAGCCCTGTGATTGGTCAGCAgcagggaggtcagagaacgcCAGCCTTCCCCCTCGTAATGGACCATGTAGTAACCACTCATATCCACGTTAAACTTGACCCACCCCACCTCCTCTGGTAGGTACAGCACATCTAGAGGGGGAGGTAGTTAGttagtatactgtaactatactgttACCAGACGAGACTAATGCTAGAACTGTTAGGTCACAAACCACAGACAGAGACGCCTACCTGTCCTGGTCTTGAGCAGGAAGCGATGCACTGTGCTGGAGCTGCTGGTGATGTAGGTCAAAGGAACCTGCCACAGGAAGCTGCATGGGAGGGTCAGGAggttatatatatattgaatgagTTGGTTATTCACAAACCCCTGAATTACCAAGTCTGAACTACCATCTCTACAAAGGAAATGAAACCATGATGTTTCCTGGATATCTAGTTCCAACTGCAGTCAAAGAGGGGTCAAAATCTTCCTACTGCCCTCTGAAACATTCTCTCTCACTGACATCTGTTCAATAAAACCAGAAAATACGAAAGGAGTGAGAATTATCTTACCCGTGTGTCTGTGAGGGATCGTCAGTCTTGAGGTATCTCTCCTGGCTGAGTCTGACCTGGCGACCCCTGACCTCTACAGTGACCAGGGGAAACCCCTCCTGCAGCGTCCACGTGTCCATGATGGCCCTCACATCCAGCTGATCGCCTGAGTACCACTTCtacatcacaaacacacacgcacagacagtcACCTGAGTACCACTTCTATAGCAAGCCAGGAAGGACACAGCACAGGATACATTACCCCACAGGACATGAACACCACAAGAcattgactgttacagtgtgttgATTGATAGTGTGTTGACTGTTAGTGtgttgactgttacagtgtgttgACAGTTACAGTGTGTTGACAGTTACAGTGTGTTGACAGTTACAGTGTGTTGACAGTTACAGTGTGTTGACAGTGACAGTGGGTTGACTGTGACGGTGTGTTGACTGTGACAGTGTGTTGACTGTGACAGTGGGTTGACTGTGACGGTGTGTTGACTGTGACAGTGTGTTGACTGTGACAGTGGGTTGACTGTAAGTGTGTACTGTGACGGTGTGTTGACTGTGACAGTGTGTTGACTGTGACAGTGGGTTGACTGTGACAGTGGGTTGACTGTGACAGTGGGTTGACTGTGACAGTGGGTTGACTGTGACAGTGGGTTGACTGTGACAGTGGGTTGACTGTAAGTGTGTACTGTGACGGTGTGTTGACTGTGACAGTGTGTTGACTGTGACAGTGTGTTGACTGTGACAGTGGGTTGACTGTGACAGTGGGTTGACTGTGACGGTGTGTTGACTGTGACAGTGTGTTGACTGTGACAGTGGGTTGACTGTGACAGTGGGTTGACTGTGACAGTGGGTTGACTGTGACAGTGGGTTGACTGTAAGTGTGTACTGTGACGGTGTGTTGACTGTGACAGTGGGTTGACTGTGACAGTGTGTTGTCTGTGACAGTGTGTTGTCTGTGACAGTGTGTTGACTGTGACAGTGGGTTGACTGTGACAGTGGGTTGACTGTGACAGTGGGTTGACTGTGACAGTGGGTTGACTGTGACAGTGTACTGTGACAGTGTGTTGACTGTGCCAGTGGGTTGACTGTGAGTGTGGGTTGACTGTGAGTGTGGGTTGACTGTGACAGTGTACTGTGACAGTGGGTTGACTGTGACAGTGGGTTGACTGTGACAGTGGGTTGACTGTGACAGTGGGTTGACTGTGACAGTGTGTAGGAGGGGTTTGCTGGTGTGTTGTGACTTACAGGAGCTCCAGACTGGGCCTTCTCCTGAGAACAGAACCCCTCGTCTTTCAGTCTGCCCTCATCCAGATCATCTGATTGGCAGATCTGTTAAGACACACACATTACTGGCTTGGTTGGGTTCGACTCAGTAGTATGAAAAGGGTATGAAGCTCAGGTAACTGTACACACTCACGTTAGTGAGGCTCTCCCACAGATGGCTGTTGACAGTGTTCTGATAGCTGTAACGTCTGAGGTAGCGGACAATACCAATCTTAAACGCCTCTGGGGTCAGGAAGTCTCTCAGCATGTTCAAAATACACGCCCCCTGGAAAACAATAACACATGAATTCACAGAAATCAACTCACTGACTAGACTGGAGAACTTTCAGAAGAGGTAGCAAACCggtgttcaaatactatttgaaatctttctaGTACTTTGAGTGTTTGTTTTAGCCTGCCTTGAGTTTCAGGTGAagggggtttgcacttttggggctcttctattggttccattgcagtGAAGTATTTGAAACTAGGTCTGACGGATAGTCAGCATGAAGGGAATAGACTGGACAGGAGTCAGAccttggttgattgattgattgattgattggatggGAGTCTGACCTTATCATAGGAGACATCGTCAAACATCTCCTGGATCTGAGTAGGAGTGTCCACCTGGCTGGAAACGGGGTGGGAGGAGCTTAATGAATCTACCTCCATCGCCTCAAAACACTTCCCTAGGAAGAAGTCATTCTGaggggggagggaaagggaggaaggaagagatcgagagaaaacagagaaagagagaagtcaTTTGTCAGTTAGTGATATCACAATAACCCTGATTTCCCTACACATACATCCAGCAGCCTGCCTATCAACTAGCTCAGTATTTGTTCAGGTACGTTTCTATACAAACTCTCTACTATACTCTTTCATTTCATACTAAATCAACAAAAGAAATACAGAAAATGAATATTAGAAAGCAAACCAAACAGAGGCTTACCACTTGCAGCTCAGGGTTGGTGATGTTCACTGACACAAACTCCATGAACTTTGCAAAGCCCTCGTTGAGCCACAGGTCATTCCACCACTGCATGGTCACCAGGTTACCGAACCACTAGACCAACAGGagtagagacagggttaggacaAGATGGTTACTAGGTTACCAACCCACTAGACCAACAGGagtagagacagggttaggacaAGATAGTCACTAGGTTACCAACCCACTAGACCAACAGGagtagagacagggttaggacaAGATAGTCACTAGGTTACCAACCCACTACAAGAACAGgagtagagacagggttagaacaAGATAGTCACTAGGTTACCAACCCACTAGAACAACAGGagtagagacagggttaggacaAGATAGTCACTAGGTTACTGAACCACTAGACCAACAGGagtagagacagggttaggacaAGATAGTCACTAGGTTACCAACCCACTAGAACAACAGGagtagagacagggttaggacaAGATAGTTACTAGGTTACCAACCCACTAGAACAACAGGagtagagacagggttaggacaAGATAGTCACTAGGTTACCGAACCACTAGGTAAAAAACATAAAGAAAACTCACAAGAAATGTAATGCATTACCCAAAACTACTAGAACACTGGTAACACTTAACATTAGAGCACAGAAACAAGctaataattaagcaataaggcacgagggggtgtggtatatggccaatatactacggctaaaggctgttctaaagcacgacacaacgcagagtgcctggatacagccttagtcgtggtatattggccataaggTGCctcattgctattataaactggttaccaacgtaattagagcagtaaaaataaatattttgtcatacccgtggtatacggtctgatgtTAGCacatcagcattcagggctcgaaacacccagtttataacaggGAATATACCacatgccttcagaaagtatgcacaccccttgactttttcaacaacaacaaaatggtgttacagcctgaatttaaaatggattttatttagattttttggtcactggcctacacacaattccccataatgttcAAGTATTTTTCTAAATGttaacaaatgaataaaaaatgaaaagctgaaatgttttgagtcaataaatattcaacccctttgttatggcaagactaaataagttcagtattcagtaaaaatgtgcttaactagtcacataataagttgaatGGATTCAATCAGTGTGTTTAATATTATTCTGTACCCCAAACATAGAATacacactgtgtgcaataatagtgtttaacatgattttttactgactacctcatctctgtaccccaaacatacaattatctgtaag from Salmo trutta chromosome 9, fSalTru1.1, whole genome shotgun sequence includes these protein-coding regions:
- the erap1b gene encoding endoplasmic reticulum aminopeptidase 1b — translated: MTTLTVTILVLLHVSFAPSLAAQLPGDHDTNGKSSSLLPPIATNGQPFPWIHMRLPETVSPIHYDLLVHPNLTSLDFTGAVQIQLQVFEDTSTIILHSKDLQIAKAELLAPEGPGSLPVPLQVLEYPAFHQLALMSDVLLVRGGMYKVRLEFSANLSDSFHGFYKSSYRTTKGEVRFMASTQFEATSARAAFPCFDEPAFKANFTIQIRRESRHIALSNMPKVKTVELPGGVLEDHFDTSVRMSTYLVAFIVSDFQSVSKTTSHGVKISVYAVPDKINQTDFALNAAVRLLDFYDDYFDIPYPLPKQDLAAIPDFQSGAMENWGLTTYREAGLLFDPNKSSASDKLGITMVIAHELAHQWFGNLVTMQWWNDLWLNEGFAKFMEFVSVNITNPELQVNDFFLGKCFEAMEVDSLSSSHPVSSQVDTPTQIQEMFDDVSYDKGACILNMLRDFLTPEAFKIGIVRYLRRYSYQNTVNSHLWESLTNICQSDDLDEGRLKDEGFCSQEKAQSGAPKWYSGDQLDVRAIMDTWTLQEGFPLVTVEVRGRQVRLSQERYLKTDDPSQTHGFLWQVPLTYITSSSSTVHRFLLKTRTDVLYLPEEVGWVKFNVDMSGYYMVHYEGEGWRSLTSLLLTNHRALSSNDRASLINNAFQLVSVGKVGLDTALDLSLYLSKETDIMPVTQGLGELVPLYKLMEKRDMEGLENQMKGYIVELFRGLIDRQTWSDDGSVSQRVLRSYLLLFGSVRNHPPCVATATHLFNKWRASDGNMSLPSDVSLAVFAIGARDPEGWDFLFEKYRHSQHTSVKSRIKSALSISPLQHKLKRLMEQSLAGEVMKTQDLPHVVISVSRNPKGYKLAWDFLRHNWHTLVKKFDLGSHSISGMVTGVTNQYSTREMLDEVRGFFDSLSEETGSGLRCIQQTYESIEENIRWMDQHLPQLKAWLDRQAQGARTETQGHEDL